One Comamonas odontotermitis genomic window, TCTCGGCGCGCGGCAGGTCCACGTTCACCGAGTGCTTCATCACCGGCACGGTGATGATGAAGATGATCAGCAGCACCAGCATGACGTCGACCAGCGGCGTCATGTTGATCTCGTTCATTACCTCATCGGATTCGTCTTGGGTTCCGAAGGCCATGTTCAGGCCCCTTTCTTCAGCGGCGTCACCACGGCACGGGCGCTGCCACCTTCCACATTGAGGCGTGCACCGGTCACAAAGAAGGCGTGCAGGTCATGGGCAAAGCTGTTCAAGCGGTTGAGCACCGACTTGTTGCCGCGCACCAGCGCGTTGTAGCCCAGCACGGCGGGGATGGCGACTGCCAGGCCCAGGGCCGTCATGATCAGTGCTTCACCGATGGGGCCGGCCACCTTGTCGATCGACGCCTGTCCCGACAGACCGATGGCGACCAGCGCGTGGTAAATGCCCCAGACGGTACCAAACAGGCCGATGAAGGGAGCGGTGGAGCCGACGGAGGCCAGCACGGCCAGGCCCGATTGCGCACGGGCGGTGAACTCGTCGATGCCGTTGCGCAGGCAGCGCGTCACCCAGTCGCTGATGTCGAGCGAGTCATGCAGGTGCTCGGCCGTCTTGCGGTGGTGGGAGGTGGCTTCACGGCCTTCCAGGGCCAGTTGGCGG contains:
- a CDS encoding MotA/TolQ/ExbB proton channel family protein; this translates as MDSQFGIAHVWAQGDFVTKAVALILVSMSLASWIVIIIKALDIVRFKKYARSAQDFWHSADFAAGLDKLGAQTDNPFRQLALEGREATSHHRKTAEHLHDSLDISDWVTRCLRNGIDEFTARAQSGLAVLASVGSTAPFIGLFGTVWGIYHALVAIGLSGQASIDKVAGPIGEALIMTALGLAVAIPAVLGYNALVRGNKSVLNRLNSFAHDLHAFFVTGARLNVEGGSARAVVTPLKKGA